The genomic stretch CGCAGCAGGGCGCACCCCGGCACCGGGCTGCGGGTGGTGGCAAAATCGCTGGCCGCGCTGCCAATGCTGGATCTGGCGGTGCAGCAGCTTGGCGCCGTGGGCGTGATGACTTTTTCTTCGGCCATGTTGCACAGCCTGCTGCAGGAACGTCCTGCGCTGGACCACCTCATGGGGAAACCCCTGCCCGTTGGCGCCGCTGCCGAGGTTCTGACGCAGCAGGCAAAGGCCCCGGATCAGGTGATCTGGCTGCTTGATACCGTGGTGCGGGCACAGCAATATGCAGAGCTTGCGCAGTTCTGCGGTATCCGCCTGCGGGTGGCGATAGAGCTGGACGTGGGGTTGCATCGCGGCGGTGTTGAGCCCGCCGCCTTTGCCGCGCTGCTGACACAGATCCAGCAAATGCCACAGCTGCAGCTTGAGGGGGTGATGGGCTATGAGCCGCATTTGGACAAGCTGCCGGCACCGCTGCGCAAGCGATCCATAGCAGCGGTCGAACAGGCGCTGCGCGGGGCGGCGGAGCTGCTGAAACAACGGGGGATTACCGGGCCGCAGGGGGCTGCACCACTGGTCAATACCGGCGGCAGCCTCACCTTTGACCGCTACGGGCCAGCGCAGGGGGTCAGCGAAGTCTCGCTGGGGTCCGTGCTGGTAAAGCCACAGGGTTTTTGCCGCCCCGCAACCCGTGGGTTTCTGCCTGCGATGTTCATCGCCACACCAATTCTTAAATACCGCGCCAACAACCCGTTGCCGGGGCTTGACGGATTAAACCCCCTGCTGACCTGGCGCCGCCGCGCCAACCTGGCCATCTATGGCGGCTATTGGAAGGCCTCGCCAGTCTATCCCCATGGCTACGGCTATTCTGGGATCTTTGGCCGCTCCTCAAATCAGGAGGTCTGGTCCGGCCCGCAACTCGCGGCGTCTCCGGTGGATCACTTTGCCTTTTTACACCCCAGCCAAAGCGAGGCGGTGATCCCCGAGTTCGGCGAAATCCTGGTGCTGACAGAGGGCCAGATCACCGAAACCTGGCCCGCGCTGAGCCCACGTCACTAGCTTTGCCGCCTTCCCCACGCAGCATTGGCGCGCAGGATGATGCCGGTGGACAAGATGATGCGGGTAGAAATGTGTGTGCAGGTCCTGCCTGTGGCGCTGCTGTGTTCAATAAAACCAACGGCGCTGGCGGCCCCGGCAGGATTCGAACCTGCAACCTGCCCCTTAGGAGGGAACCGTTCATAGCGTTATTCCTTCTGTGATTTCTTGCTCTTGTGTGTTTTTACAGTGTCCGCCTGTACGTGGTTTGTACGAAATAGGGCCCTGACATCGGCCTCATCCGTCTCTGCGTGGGCGTAAATGCGCATCGGCAAATTGGGGTCGGACCAGCGGCCAGCCTTGGCAGCGGTGACCGGGTCAACGCCTTGGCGCACGACCAATTCTGTGAAGAACCCATGCCGCCCTGCCGGGTGTGCCGACAGGTATGGAATGCCTGCACGCTTGCAGATCGTCTTCCAGCGCGTGTTGTAGCCGGTCGAACTGCCATAGCCAAAACGCGCGGTTTCATGAGCCTGCCAGTCTTGCGGTTCTTGGGTCGCTTGGCTGGCAAGGCCAGCAGTTCGTCCATCATCTGTGGGGAAACGGTGATCCAACTTTCGGGATGACCTTTCTGTGCCTTCACCCTGACCTTGTTTTCGGCGGGCCGCAGATCGTCTGGCTCCAATGATACGGCCTGATCAATCCGCGCCGCCGTCTCAAACATGAAGCGCACCAATGCAGCATTGTATGGATCAGCAGCCCTGCAAAACGCATCGATCCATTCCTTGTCCGCTGGTTTTCGCTCCACACGACTCGGTTTATTACGTCGCTTGTCTTGAGCGATCCGCTCAAAGTTGTCGTATGCCTTTACGCGGATCATTGGCGTGTTCTTCAAATCGTGGGCATTGTTGATCACTGCACAGGCGGGAGTGACAATTTCCCGCCACCACGTGTCTGTGCAAGCATCTGGCTTTAACTTTGGCCCCAGCTCCTTAAGCATCCTGCCCGAGATCGCGGACAGAGGCAGATCGCCGACTTCTTCGACAATGGGGATGAGCTGCTTCGCTGCTTTCGGTGATGCCTTGTAGATCAAGATCGCATCAGCGAAAGTCATGCGCGGTTCATCTCCGAAAACGTATCGATGAATTTGTGCCTCTGTTTCGCGGGCTACCCAGTCCCGTGCGCCTGCTTCTGTAGATGCCTTAGTGCTTCGCCGGTATGGGCCCGCGATACGCCTGCCGTTGTACTCGACCCAGCCTTTCGCCCAGTAAACTCGGCCCCTCTTGTAGATTTCGAGCGGCATGACTGACCTCCTTCAAAAATCGTATCGATCTGCGCGGGTGTGATCAGCATGGTCCGCCCAAGGCGGTAGAATGCCCCTGTTTCATTTGCCCGCTCGCGCAAGGTTCGCTCGGAAATTTCAATCTCTCGCTCGGCCATAATCTCAACCCACTGCGCTGGCGTCTTTCCAAGCCCCAGGATTTGCGAGCTGTCGGTTTTGTCGATTTCTGCCATTTCAGTCATCCTTGTTCGTTTGGGTTGAATTCGCTGTACGCATGGAATCGCTTGTTCTGCACCTTCTGACGTGGTCAGATGAGTTGAAACGTAAATATACGTCATTTTGTGCTATGTTTATACAAAATTGCGCAATGGTCAATTAGGAAACTTGCATGCCGCGAGAAGATGCCGAATTGTTTGCTGAGATAGGCGCACGCCTCGCGATCTGTCGCAGCGAAATAGGCGTCTCTCAGGCCGCGATGGCCGAAGCCGTTGGCGTCTCGCATAGAGCCTATCACAGCTACGAAAAGGGCAAGCGCGGCGTCCCGGTCGAAGCCCTAATCAAGATGCAGAACAAGTATGACGTTGACGTTGCTTGGCTGCTGCTTGGCACAAAATCAATCCGCGCCGGTCATGATTTCGATGCGCTGAAAAGAATTGAGACCTCGCTCGATCAGCACCTGGTGAGCGCTAACATCAAGATCAAAAGTGAGAAGCGAGGGGCCATCGTCGCGCGCTGGTACGAGTCGCACGTCAAGGGCCGGGAAGTAACGGATGATGAGGTCCACACTTGGATCGAATTCGCAAGGGAGTGAGAAAATGCAAAAACC from Phaeobacter sp. G2 encodes the following:
- a CDS encoding alanine racemase: MSSAESLPDFALWDGALRQAGQTLPCLVLDRARFVANLALARSRAHPGTGLRVVAKSLAALPMLDLAVQQLGAVGVMTFSSAMLHSLLQERPALDHLMGKPLPVGAAAEVLTQQAKAPDQVIWLLDTVVRAQQYAELAQFCGIRLRVAIELDVGLHRGGVEPAAFAALLTQIQQMPQLQLEGVMGYEPHLDKLPAPLRKRSIAAVEQALRGAAELLKQRGITGPQGAAPLVNTGGSLTFDRYGPAQGVSEVSLGSVLVKPQGFCRPATRGFLPAMFIATPILKYRANNPLPGLDGLNPLLTWRRRANLAIYGGYWKASPVYPHGYGYSGIFGRSSNQEVWSGPQLAASPVDHFAFLHPSQSEAVIPEFGEILVLTEGQITETWPALSPRH
- a CDS encoding site-specific integrase, which gives rise to MTFADAILIYKASPKAAKQLIPIVEEVGDLPLSAISGRMLKELGPKLKPDACTDTWWREIVTPACAVINNAHDLKNTPMIRVKAYDNFERIAQDKRRNKPSRVERKPADKEWIDAFCRAADPYNAALVRFMFETAARIDQAVSLEPDDLRPAENKVRVKAQKGHPESWITVSPQMMDELLALPAKRPKNRKTGRLMKPRVLAMAVRPATTRAGRRSASVQAFHTCRHTRQGGMGSSQNWSCAKALTRSPLPRLAAGPTPICRCAFTPTQRRMRPMSGPYFVQTTYRRTL
- a CDS encoding helix-turn-helix transcriptional regulator, with amino-acid sequence MPREDAELFAEIGARLAICRSEIGVSQAAMAEAVGVSHRAYHSYEKGKRGVPVEALIKMQNKYDVDVAWLLLGTKSIRAGHDFDALKRIETSLDQHLVSANIKIKSEKRGAIVARWYESHVKGREVTDDEVHTWIEFARE